From the Acidilutibacter cellobiosedens genome, one window contains:
- a CDS encoding UvrD-helicase domain-containing protein yields MFIADFHIHSKYSRATSKECIPEILEMWSRRKGINLLGTADFTHPVWREELKEKLTPSEEGLYVLKDDYRKEDNIGGTDFKPRFIISGEISSIYKKNGKVRKIHNLILLPGLEEAELISHRLEAIGNLHSDGRPILGLDSKDLLEIVLDICPEAIFIPAHIWTPHFSLYGEYSGFDDIRECFKDLTDNIYAVETGLSSDPPMNWRLSALDKFTLVSNSDAHSPANLAREANIFDTDLSYSNISQALKNRNTKEFYGTIEFFPEEGKYHYDGHRNCKVCLKPAETEALSGICPVCGGRLTVGVLHRVEALADRAEGFVPQTAKHFESLVPLREIIASSLGFTTASIKVKRRYENLIQTLGTELFILREASLSDIELAAGPHIAEGIRRLRAGQVEIHPGYDGKYGQINVMNKNEINLISGQISLFKNEDNNDRNNDKNNDIQKQSLIKKERVSEPYSASSIEPLPSSNPYRLNQEQWEDVSSPEPVIVVMAGPGTGKTRTLVYRIVYLIENCGISPSEITAVTFTNKAANEMRSRLEKHFKNKNTVKAMNIGTFHSICLKILSEEKGNGKTTIIDEYNSISIVEDILKNLQLKISPRDAMKEISLMKSGTISGEENKKELKIPLEVYDLYCSQLKQYDVMDYDDILLEALKKFKNTNLSNSFSYLLVDEFQDINEIQYRLIKEWASNNIFVIGDPEQSIYGFRGSDFRYFDIFKENFPHAKNIRLTQNYRSTPEIIHCAKSVISKKIKGEPFSFLESKREKGTKVRLLKTNNEFSEALFVAKEINRIVGGIDMIDTQKISETDRKNSKVKNPRSFADIAILYRTNHQENIIEQCLIKEGIPYVVAGKDEFLSEKEVRAVIAFFQFLLNPKDIFSLKTYLKISGIYSTELIQEILKNYVSAKKNIPSLIKIIEKVQPSDDLVKSWNFIELLKKYEPLLHKEKPVKLIDSWINDNNLSGIDCLKLLLNTSVFHNNMSSFIQTLILGRESDIVRSSSKIYSSDAVSLMTIHGSKGLEFPVIFICGVNDGLIPLKNSGRDFNLDEERRLFYVGMTRAQDELILITSHDRPSPFISDIPEDSIIKENTSTNKHRLFFARGNSSLLQIFFLTP; encoded by the coding sequence ATGTTTATTGCTGATTTTCATATTCATTCAAAGTATTCAAGAGCAACAAGTAAAGAATGTATACCTGAAATTCTTGAAATGTGGTCACGACGTAAAGGTATCAATCTCCTTGGAACAGCGGATTTCACACATCCAGTTTGGCGTGAAGAATTAAAGGAAAAACTCACTCCTTCAGAAGAAGGTCTATATGTTCTTAAAGATGATTATCGCAAAGAAGATAATATTGGAGGAACAGATTTTAAGCCTCGATTCATTATATCTGGAGAAATCAGCTCAATATACAAAAAAAACGGAAAAGTGAGAAAAATCCACAATCTAATACTTCTCCCCGGATTGGAGGAAGCTGAATTAATATCTCATCGTCTCGAGGCCATAGGTAATCTACACTCTGATGGAAGACCCATATTAGGTCTTGATAGTAAGGATTTGCTTGAAATTGTACTTGATATATGCCCGGAAGCCATATTTATTCCTGCCCATATATGGACTCCTCATTTTTCTTTATACGGTGAGTATTCAGGGTTTGATGATATAAGAGAATGTTTCAAAGATCTAACGGACAATATCTATGCTGTAGAAACGGGCCTTTCTTCAGATCCCCCCATGAACTGGCGTCTCTCTGCACTTGATAAATTTACTTTAGTTTCTAATTCAGATGCTCATTCTCCTGCTAATTTGGCCAGAGAAGCTAATATCTTTGATACGGACCTTTCTTATTCAAATATATCACAGGCTTTAAAGAACCGAAATACAAAGGAATTTTATGGTACAATAGAATTTTTCCCAGAGGAAGGAAAATATCATTACGATGGACACAGAAATTGTAAAGTATGCTTAAAACCTGCAGAAACCGAAGCTTTATCGGGTATATGCCCAGTGTGTGGAGGTAGACTTACAGTAGGGGTACTTCATCGAGTTGAAGCCTTGGCAGACAGAGCTGAAGGGTTCGTCCCTCAGACAGCCAAACACTTTGAAAGCCTCGTTCCCCTTCGGGAAATAATTGCATCTTCATTAGGCTTTACTACTGCCAGCATTAAGGTAAAAAGAAGGTATGAAAATCTGATACAAACTTTAGGTACTGAATTATTCATCCTTCGGGAAGCATCCTTAAGCGATATAGAATTAGCTGCTGGACCTCATATTGCAGAAGGTATTCGCAGGTTGCGAGCTGGGCAAGTGGAAATACATCCCGGTTACGATGGAAAATATGGACAAATTAATGTAATGAACAAGAATGAAATAAATCTAATTTCCGGCCAAATAAGCCTTTTTAAAAATGAAGATAATAATGACAGGAATAATGATAAAAATAACGATATTCAAAAACAATCTTTAATTAAAAAAGAAAGGGTTTCGGAACCTTACTCAGCAAGCTCTATTGAACCTCTTCCTTCCAGCAACCCTTACAGATTAAATCAAGAACAATGGGAAGATGTTTCATCGCCGGAACCTGTAATCGTAGTAATGGCTGGCCCCGGAACGGGAAAGACAAGAACATTGGTATACCGTATAGTATATCTAATTGAAAACTGCGGTATTTCTCCTTCAGAAATAACCGCCGTTACTTTTACCAATAAAGCTGCTAATGAGATGCGCAGTCGTTTAGAAAAACATTTTAAGAACAAAAACACAGTAAAAGCCATGAATATAGGAACATTTCATTCCATATGTCTAAAAATTTTATCTGAAGAAAAAGGGAATGGAAAAACTACAATTATTGATGAATATAATTCAATTTCTATAGTTGAAGATATACTGAAAAATCTTCAACTGAAGATCTCCCCACGGGATGCTATGAAGGAAATTTCTCTGATGAAAAGCGGAACAATTTCAGGAGAAGAAAATAAGAAAGAGCTTAAAATTCCATTGGAAGTATATGATTTATACTGTTCGCAGCTTAAACAGTATGATGTTATGGATTATGATGATATCCTTCTTGAAGCACTCAAAAAGTTTAAAAATACAAATTTAAGCAATTCTTTCTCCTATCTTTTAGTAGATGAGTTTCAAGATATTAATGAAATTCAGTACCGTTTAATTAAAGAATGGGCAAGTAATAATATCTTCGTCATAGGGGACCCCGAGCAATCAATTTATGGCTTTAGAGGTTCAGATTTTCGATATTTTGATATATTTAAAGAGAATTTTCCTCATGCCAAAAATATCAGGCTTACCCAAAATTATCGTTCGACTCCTGAGATCATACATTGTGCCAAATCGGTAATTTCCAAAAAAATAAAGGGGGAACCTTTTAGTTTTCTGGAATCCAAAAGAGAAAAAGGTACAAAAGTACGACTTCTAAAAACCAATAATGAATTTTCCGAAGCATTGTTTGTCGCTAAGGAGATTAACCGCATAGTGGGCGGTATTGATATGATAGATACACAGAAGATATCGGAAACTGACAGGAAGAATTCCAAAGTAAAAAATCCAAGAAGCTTTGCTGACATTGCCATATTATATCGTACTAATCACCAGGAGAATATTATAGAGCAGTGCCTTATAAAAGAAGGCATACCCTACGTAGTTGCAGGAAAAGATGAGTTTCTTTCAGAAAAGGAAGTTCGTGCCGTAATTGCTTTCTTCCAGTTTTTACTCAATCCAAAGGATATTTTTTCCTTAAAGACATACCTAAAAATATCAGGCATATATTCAACGGAATTAATTCAAGAAATACTAAAAAATTATGTTTCAGCTAAAAAGAATATACCGTCTCTTATTAAAATAATAGAAAAAGTTCAGCCGTCTGATGATTTAGTAAAATCTTGGAATTTTATTGAATTACTAAAGAAATATGAACCTTTACTCCATAAAGAAAAACCCGTGAAGCTAATAGATTCTTGGATTAATGATAATAACCTATCCGGCATAGATTGTCTAAAACTGCTCTTAAATACATCCGTCTTTCACAATAATATGTCCTCCTTTATTCAAACCCTTATATTAGGGCGTGAAAGTGATATAGTCCGTAGCAGCAGCAAGATTTATTCTTCTGATGCGGTTTCATTAATGACGATACATGGATCAAAGGGCCTTGAGTTTCCAGTTATATTCATATGTGGAGTAAACGATGGTCTGATTCCTCTGAAAAATTCCGGTCGTGACTTCAATTTAGATGAAGAAAGGCGACTTTTCTATGTAGGTATGACAAGGGCACAGGATGAACTTATCCTTATAACTTCCCATGATAGGCCGTCTCCCTTTATTTCCGATATACCTGAAGACTCCATTATAAAGGAGAATACTTCCACAAACAAACACAGACTGTTTTTTGCAAGAGGAAATTCCTCACTTTTGCAAATTTTTTTCCTCACCCCATAG
- the istB gene encoding IS21-like element helper ATPase IstB: MLDKEIRECCKRLRLSQNLAEQAQTTEGENHQEFLLKLLQEEIEHRKTARIDKLISKAGFYSIKTFNGFKFDEISLPPGVTPEYLKELKFCESKTNIIMYGNVGTGKTHLSIALGVEACKKGMETRFYRTAALVNRLSEAKKEGTLSSFMKKIMKAELIICDEWGYVPLDVTGARLLFELISECYEQRTLIINTNIEFSRWINVFYDKDMTAAILDRVLHHCHLLLFPGESNRMRESSISA; encoded by the coding sequence ATGTTAGATAAAGAAATCAGAGAATGCTGTAAACGTCTCAGATTAAGTCAAAACCTGGCAGAACAGGCACAGACAACGGAAGGGGAAAATCATCAGGAATTTTTACTTAAACTACTGCAGGAAGAAATAGAACACAGAAAAACAGCAAGAATAGATAAACTAATAAGCAAGGCAGGATTCTATAGTATAAAAACATTTAACGGATTCAAGTTTGATGAAATAAGCCTGCCTCCAGGTGTTACACCGGAGTATTTAAAGGAGTTAAAGTTTTGTGAAAGCAAAACAAATATCATAATGTACGGAAATGTAGGTACAGGGAAAACTCACTTATCCATAGCATTAGGAGTAGAAGCTTGTAAAAAAGGGATGGAAACCCGTTTTTACCGTACGGCAGCATTAGTTAACAGACTGTCGGAAGCAAAGAAAGAAGGAACCTTAAGCAGTTTTATGAAAAAGATTATGAAAGCGGAACTGATTATATGTGATGAATGGGGATATGTACCCCTTGATGTAACAGGAGCCCGGCTGTTGTTTGAACTTATATCCGAATGCTATGAACAAAGAACACTGATTATAAACACTAATATTGAATTTTCAAGATGGATAAATGTTTTTTATGATAAAGATATGACAGCCGCAATACTGGATAGAGTTTTACACCACTGTCACCTGCTGCTTTTCCCCGGGGAGAGCAACAGGATGAGAGAATCAAGTATTTCGGCTTAG